One window of the Cryptomeria japonica chromosome 7, Sugi_1.0, whole genome shotgun sequence genome contains the following:
- the LOC131037967 gene encoding subtilisin-like protease SBT1.7: protein MSSSMPIATLATLLLFLLSTTASDENTRKPYIVHMLKSMKPEHFSLHEHWYHSILTNATPASSTSRPSLLLYTYNVLLHGFAAKLTSAEAAALESVDGCLAVIPSSLNKLHTTHSPKFLSLTDGGGLWSQQLNRGEDVIVGVVDTGIWPESESFHDKGLGPVPSRWKGECESGEQFDSSMCNRKLIGARFNFSVGYKSHVGEDFISARDNNGHGTHTASTAAGSAVRGASYNGFGNGTAMGMAPAARLAVYKACWGLEGTCDDSDVAAAMEKAIQDGVDIISMSIGYVFENPFYMDHQALAAFGAIERGVFVSASAGNQGPDPESLANTAPWITTVGSSSMDREFLSPVKLGNGEAFKGSSLYRGPGIQNLPLAYDFCSNLGVDPHLLKGKVVMCNYQDNSTETARLLKEAGAAGMIIVNDELDGAVDEPIEQPYLPATTVNSSSSRGPSFSYPDVLKPDLVAPGVNILAAWKEGEFKIESGTSMACPHVSGIAAVIRASHPTWSPAAIRSALMTTASTLDNTKQPMKDAQTLQAADPFTMGAGHINPRAAMEPGLVYDLGPQDYVNYLCGRNKYTKKQIALLTHNWPPCPELESGADLNYPSFSVILKYGERVQMKRRTVTNVGGDNAIYKVQVKSTPNVKVSVKPDTLVLKKRNAQASYNVTFESRVKESKKGEYGEITWKCIQGGKHIVRSPIVVLWISVRRGGAP from the exons ATGAGCAGCAGCATGCCAATCGCTACGCTCGCAACATTGCTCTTGTTCTTGCTATCCACTACAGCGAGTGACGAAAATACAAGAAAACCATATATTGTccatatgttgaaatcaatgaagcCCGAGCACTTCAGTTTGCATGAACACTGGTACCATTCAATTCTAACGAATGCAACTCCGGCTTCCTCCACTTCACGTCCGAGCCTTTTGTTATATACATATAATGTACTCCTCCACGGCTTTGCAGCCAAGCTGACCAGTGCCGAGGCTGCAGCTTTGGAGAGCGTGGATGGTTGTCTGGCTGTGATTCCATCTTCTCTCAACAAGCTTCATACCACACATTCACCTAAGTTTCTGAGCCTCACCGATGGCGGAGGACTGTGGTCGCAGCAGTTGAATCGTGGAGAAGACGTAATAGTAGGGGTGGTGGACACGGGAATATGGCCTGAGAGTGAAAGCTTTCATGACAAGGGTCTGGGACCTGTTCCTTCCAGATGGAAAGGCGAATGTGAAAGCGGAGAGCAGTTCGATTCCTCCATGTGCAATAGAAAACTCATCGGAGCTCGATTTAATTTTTCTGTGGGCTACAAATCGCATGTAGGCGAGGATTTCATATCAGCAAGAGACAACAACGGCCATGGCACACATACTGCTTCTACTGCTGCGGGATCTGCTGTAAGGGGAGCGAGCTATAACGGCTTTGGTAATGGAACGGCCATGGGCATGGCGCCTGCGGCCAGACTGGCAGTGTATAAGGCTTGCTGGGGACTGGAAGGAACTTGCGATGACAGTGATGTAGCTGCTGCTATGGAAAAAGCCATCCAAGATGGCGTCGACATTATTTCTATGTCAATTGGCTATGTGTTTGAGAATCCATTCTACATGGATCATCAAGCACTGGCAGCGTTCGGTGCCATAGAGAGAGGTGTATTTGTTTCCGCCTCTGCTGGCAACCAAGGGCCTGACCCCGAATCTCTTGCAAACACGGCACCGTGGATAACTACAGTGGGCTCCAGCAGTATGGACAGAGAGTTTCTCTCTCCTGTGAAGCTCGGCAATGGCGAGGCATTCAAAGGCTCGTCGCTTTACAGAGGACCGGGGATTCAAAATCTGCCTCTGGCCTACGATTTTTGCAGCAACCTTGGTGTCGACCCACACCTCTTGAAAGGTAAAGTTGTGATGTGCAATTACCAAGACAATTCGACAGAAACGGCAAGGCTTCTGAAGGAGGCGGGCGCAGCAGGAATGATAATTGTTAACGATGAATTGGACGGTGCCGTCGATGAGCCTATTGAGCAACCGTATTTACCGGCTACGACCGTGA ACTCGTCTTCTTCCCGGGGTCCGAGCTTCTCATATCCGGACGTTCTTAAGCCGGATCTAGTTGCGCCAGGTGTCAACATCTTGGCTGCGTGGAAGGAAGGCGAGTTCAAGATAGAGTCTGGGACGTCAATGGCGTGTCCCCACGTCAGCGGCATTGCAGCGGTCATACGAGCTTCCCATCCGACGTGGAGTCCTGCGGCAATCAGATCGGCTCTGATGACTACGGCATCCACGCTGGACAACACAAAACAGCCCATGAAGGATGCACAAACCTTGCAAGCAGCGGACCCGTTTACAATGGGAGCAGGTCACATAAATCCAAGGGCGGCTATGGAGCCGGGGCTGGTGTACGATCTGGGTCCTCAAGACTACGTCAATTATCTCTGTGGTCGAAACAAGTATACTAAAAAGCAAATAGCCCTGCTCACCCACAATTGGCCTCCCTGCCCCGAATTGGAATCGGGTGCAGATCTTAACTATCCATCTTTCTCTGTTATATTGAAATATGGAGAGCGTGTTCAGATGAAGAGGAGGACGGTGACCAACGTGGGCGGCGACAATGCCATATACAAAGTGCAGGTGAAGAGCACTCCAAACGTGAAGGTAAGCGTGAAACCAGATACATTGGTGTTAAAGAAACGGAATGCCCAGGCAAGTTATAATGTGACATTCGAAAGCCGAGTGAAAGAGAGCAAGAAAGGAGAGTACGGGGAGATAACGTGGAAATGCATCCAAGGAGGAAAGCACATCGTTCGTAGCCCAATTGTAGTTCTCTGGATTTCGGTTCGAAGAGGAGGAGCTCCATAA